In the genome of Bacillus thuringiensis, the window GAGAATTGCAAAGGTTGATGGTGTGACGCTTGCTGGTAAAACTGGTACAGCAGAACTGAAAGAGTCGAAAGAAGCAGAAGGAAAAGAACTGGGATGGTTCGCAGCTTTCGATGCAAATGCGCCAGACATGATTGTTACAATGATGATTGAAGATGTAAAAGGAAGAGGAGGAAGTAACGTTCCAGGTGAAAAAGTAAAACATGTATTTCAGAAATAATATTTAATTATAAGGTGAATTATTTCACTAAATTTATTACATGTTTGCTTAACTCAAAGATATAAATTGGGGGAAATATAGAACAATTAAATTTCAAAAAAGCATTCTTTCTAATCGAGAATGCTTTTTTGCTGTAATTCTAGAAAAGTTGACATTGTTAATGGTAAATAGAAGGGGATAGCAAATTGAAATGGACAAGTAGAGTGTTACGTTAAATTCAAAAAAAATAGATTATTGTGAGTGGATTTTTATAATTGTATGCTTTGCTTGTTTTTTAGTAGTATTATTCTGCCTGAAAAAAGATAAACAATGGAACAAATGAAACTTGTATCTTGTCTATATATTGAAACCATAATAAAAGTGAGGGCAGTTTTTATGTTTATTCAAATAAGTTTGAGGTGTGGAAATGGAACAGACGTTTATTGAAAAGTGTAATCATGATGAGCTGGACTATGTTATAAAAGACTATTGGCAAGATGTATGGAATTATTCATTTATTATTACGAAAGATCCACACTTATCAGATGATATCACGCAAGATGTATTTATAAAGGTGTTTAAAAATTGGAATTCATTTCGAAAGGAGTCATCTATTAAAACGTGGATATTAAAAATCACAAGAAATACGGCAATAAACTATTTGAAATCATCTTATTTTAAAAGGATATCTTTAATAGGGTTTTTTAGTGACGATAAGCAATCCCTGTCAGCAGAACAAGAATTTTTTAAGCAAGAAGAAATGAATGATGTGTGGAAGGTTGTATTAAAACTACCTAAAAAGCACCGTGAAATAATTATATTGGACGCAAAATATGAATTATCTTATGAAGAAATGGCTGAAACATTAGGAGTATCCATTGGAACTGTAAAATCGAGATTAAGTAGAGCAAGAAGTAAGGTTTCAAAATTAATAGGGGAGGGTAGTAATGATGAACAATAAACAAAATCCTGACTGGTATAGAAAAATAAAAAAAGGTCCAATGGAGAATCGTAAAGATGAAGAAGAATTTATTTCTAAAATAAAGCAGTCTATATACGAAAATAATGAAGTGGATTTCGTAAAATATAAAAGACCATTTCGTAAAAAAGTATTACCTGTTGTAGTTGTTTTGGTTTGTACAATGTTATTTTTCATTGTTCAACAACCTTGGCTTGATGATAATAAATCACCGGTACAAAGTAGTACTCAAATTAAGCCTAAAACAAAAGATGAGTCTGCTCAAGATCCATCACTAAAACAATTTATGAATGAACTATATCAAAGTACGAACTCAAAAAATGAAAATGACCTGTACAAAGCGTTAAATGATGAAGTTCTATTTAAAGGGAAGAGTTATAAGAAGGATGAACTGAAGTTTGATGAAGATATTTTTCATGAGTTGCAAGTCGCTCTTACAATGGGAGGAGAATTTGCAAATGATACAAAAAAAGTATACAAAGTACCAAGTGGATTGACAGAAAGTAATCAACCAAAGCAAGCGCATTTTATATATGCAACGGTTACTGGAAATAAAACGAAAATTTTAGCTGAACCAAAACGAGAATCACAAGTGTTATATGAAGTATCTAATGAAATGGTAAAAGCTTGGATTCCAGAAAAAGTGCAAAATGATGGATATATAAAAATATCGACAATTAATGGCAATACTGGATACGTACAAAAAGAGTATGTTTTAACTGATATTAAGTATTCATTTATGTTCGAAAAAAACGATAATGGTGAATGGAAAATCATAAATATAGATTCTATTTGGTAAAAGAGGAAGGTTCACTTTAATGAACCTTCCTCTTTGTTTTTATTCTCTTTTTGAAGTGTATGCCAAGACTCTAAAATCTCTGATGTAACGAGAGCAGCGATGTTTTTTTCTGAATTACTACCAGGAATAACGACAGAAACGGCAATTTGTGGATCTTCGGTAGGAGCATATGCAATGAAAAGAGAATGATTTATCATTCTTTCTTGCTCATTCGGAAAACCTGTAATACCTGTTTTACCTGCGACGTCAAAGGGCAACTTTTTAATTTCCTCTATATTTTGACTCATTCCACCTTGCACGACACTCCAAAAGTTCATCGGGTAACGATTTGAACTTTCTAAAATTGGTTTAAACTTTTTTGTTTTCTTACCGTCCGGACTAATAATTGCACTTACAGTTTGAGGTTTATATTTATCACCTTTACTTGCCAAAGTTGCTGCATATTGAGCGAGTTGAAGAGGGGTATGCACTTCATTTCCTCCCCAAGAGGCGTTTAATAAAGCGGAGATTCCATTTTCAAACTTATTAGATGGATGGAATTCATATTGTCCGTCTTCTTCAAAGGGTAAATCAATCCCGGTTTTAGAACGTAGGCCGAATTGCATTAAATAATCTGTCCATATATGTGCTACTTTTTCTATATTCCCATTATTTTGGTTGAATAGGGGCAGAGCTACTTTTGCTGTCATAAATGTGTTAGATGAATTAATGATAGCCTGCCTCGGTGTAATCTCACCTGTTGGCGTTCCAGGTGCATTCGTAATGTTATTTTGATTATCATACTGAAAAGTCCCTTTATCTAAATAAGTATCTTCGGGTTGGAAAAGCTTTTCGTTTAATCCAATTAAAATAGTGAGTGGTTTTATAGTAGAAGCCATATTTACATAAGATTCACCATACTTTAATTTTTGAATTGCTTTATTTTGCGAAAGAGAGTTAATGTTTTCTTTTCTAGAAGATACACGTGTATTTAATATATTTGGATCAAAAACTGCCGTGTTGGCCATAGTTAAAATTGCGCCAGTTTTTGCATCGCTTACTACAGCATAACCAGCTTTAGCATCGGGTGTTTTCTTAATTTGAGATCTTAATGCTTCTTCTGCCTTTTGCTGCAACTCAGAGTCTAAAGCTAGCCGTACATCTTTACCTATTTGTACTTTTTGAATGTTCCATAAGAACTTTTTATTATTCAATTTAAAAATAAGAGTTTTACCTGGTTTTCCTTTTAAATCATTTTCATATTGCAGCTCAATCCCGCTTTTTCCAACAAGCATATGCTTTGAATTAAGGTCATTTTCTACATACCCAATTACTTGTGAACCAATTTCGTGTTTAGGATAATATCGAATCCATTCATCTTTAATTATTACATTATTGGGTTTGTTTTTGTTTATGAATGCAAGTTCATTCTCAGTTATATCAGAGTATAACGGTATATCATTCATAGTCTGCTTTTTACAAGATTGTTGTAATTGAGATTTTATGTTCTCTGTAGAAATATCATGTTGAAACTCGCTTGAAAATTGATTAAAAAAAGCTAATGTGTTTGATGTATCTTGTTTCGATAGCTTTTCATCATTAGAAGTGCAATATAGAGACTTAACTTTCTTATTTGTAGCTAGTATTACACCATTTTGATCAAAAATCTTTCCTCTTTCAGCTGAAGAAGTTGCGATAGTAATTGAAATGAAGTTGATTTTTAATAAAATTAGTAAAATCAAACCTACAATAGAAAGAACCGTAAAAAATCTCCATCTTTTTGTATGTAACATATAACCCTCCCTTATGTAGCCTATTTTATCTTATATTTAATTATTTTTTTTGTAAATGTGGAACAACTTTATTGTTTAGGTTGTCTATTAAGTATTAAAGCATGAAGAAAGGAATAATTAACATGAAAATTTACTAGCAAGTCTATATGTAAGTTTAATAAGAGTCATTATACAGTTTAGCACTTCTAATGCAAGCGGCAAAAAAATAGAGAGAAAACAAGAAGGGAGAGTTATTAATGCCGTAGCTAAACGAAAAAGAATGGATGCTTACAAGGATTAAGCAAAAAATTGAGGCGATATTTATAACCGATTATC includes:
- a CDS encoding peptidoglycan D,D-transpeptidase FtsI family protein, with protein sequence MLHTKRWRFFTVLSIVGLILLILLKINFISITIATSSAERGKIFDQNGVILATNKKVKSLYCTSNDEKLSKQDTSNTLAFFNQFSSEFQHDISTENIKSQLQQSCKKQTMNDIPLYSDITENELAFINKNKPNNVIIKDEWIRYYPKHEIGSQVIGYVENDLNSKHMLVGKSGIELQYENDLKGKPGKTLIFKLNNKKFLWNIQKVQIGKDVRLALDSELQQKAEEALRSQIKKTPDAKAGYAVVSDAKTGAILTMANTAVFDPNILNTRVSSRKENINSLSQNKAIQKLKYGESYVNMASTIKPLTILIGLNEKLFQPEDTYLDKGTFQYDNQNNITNAPGTPTGEITPRQAIINSSNTFMTAKVALPLFNQNNGNIEKVAHIWTDYLMQFGLRSKTGIDLPFEEDGQYEFHPSNKFENGISALLNASWGGNEVHTPLQLAQYAATLASKGDKYKPQTVSAIISPDGKKTKKFKPILESSNRYPMNFWSVVQGGMSQNIEEIKKLPFDVAGKTGITGFPNEQERMINHSLFIAYAPTEDPQIAVSVVIPGSNSEKNIAALVTSEILESWHTLQKENKNKEEGSLK
- a CDS encoding RNA polymerase sigma factor; translation: MEQTFIEKCNHDELDYVIKDYWQDVWNYSFIITKDPHLSDDITQDVFIKVFKNWNSFRKESSIKTWILKITRNTAINYLKSSYFKRISLIGFFSDDKQSLSAEQEFFKQEEMNDVWKVVLKLPKKHREIIILDAKYELSYEEMAETLGVSIGTVKSRLSRARSKVSKLIGEGSNDEQ
- a CDS encoding SH3 domain-containing protein, yielding MNNKQNPDWYRKIKKGPMENRKDEEEFISKIKQSIYENNEVDFVKYKRPFRKKVLPVVVVLVCTMLFFIVQQPWLDDNKSPVQSSTQIKPKTKDESAQDPSLKQFMNELYQSTNSKNENDLYKALNDEVLFKGKSYKKDELKFDEDIFHELQVALTMGGEFANDTKKVYKVPSGLTESNQPKQAHFIYATVTGNKTKILAEPKRESQVLYEVSNEMVKAWIPEKVQNDGYIKISTINGNTGYVQKEYVLTDIKYSFMFEKNDNGEWKIINIDSIW